One Anaerohalosphaeraceae bacterium DNA segment encodes these proteins:
- a CDS encoding thermonuclease family protein → MSRRKKIPYAMSRRRKNGLLLFWLFLVPAGLGVLDHQFGGPLRSTVQKHFFYSPDQKRFHLQTFPVTEVIDGDTLDIRTENGEIVRVRLLGVDTPETKHPTVGVMYFGPEAADFVRQLIGSGPVTLLLDNVGDQRDLYGRLLAYVRLEDGRIVNEEIIRNGWGYADLRFEHSRFAQYETWMEEAREQKRGLWKEVRREQLPQWLRDKRPLLLR, encoded by the coding sequence ATGAGCAGGCGAAAAAAGATTCCATACGCCATGAGCCGCCGAAGAAAGAACGGCCTGCTGCTTTTCTGGCTCTTTCTCGTACCGGCCGGGCTGGGGGTTCTTGACCATCAGTTCGGAGGACCGCTGCGGTCAACGGTTCAGAAGCATTTCTTTTACAGCCCCGACCAAAAGCGATTTCACCTTCAAACCTTTCCCGTAACCGAGGTCATCGATGGAGATACTCTGGATATTCGCACAGAGAACGGGGAAATTGTCCGCGTCCGGCTGCTCGGTGTGGATACTCCGGAAACCAAACACCCGACGGTCGGGGTGATGTACTTTGGACCGGAGGCGGCCGATTTTGTCCGGCAGCTCATCGGCTCCGGTCCGGTCACCCTCCTGCTGGATAATGTCGGCGACCAGCGGGATTTATACGGCCGTCTTTTGGCCTATGTCCGTCTGGAAGATGGACGAATCGTCAATGAGGAAATCATCCGAAACGGCTGGGGGTATGCAGACCTGCGGTTCGAACATTCCCGGTTCGCCCAATACGAAACATGGATGGAAGAGGCCCGCGAACAAAAACGAGGGCTCTGGAAAGAGGTGAGGCGGGAGCAGCTTCCGCAATGGCTGCGGGATAAGCGGCCCCTGCTGCTTCGGTAA
- a CDS encoding family 78 glycoside hydrolase catalytic domain yields the protein MDSLRCEYLTDPLGIDTPRPRLSWVIHSSRQGVSQSAYQILVASSEQKLAEGRADIWDSGKVLSSQSVNVEYAGPALKSASSYFWKVRVWDRQGRRSGWSRPACWTTGLLNEGDWKAEWIHASQTDSSLYPLPIFRKTFSVKPGVQKAFVFVSGLGHYELYLNGGKVGDHFLAPAWSVYEKTVYYDTFDITDALREGPNAFGVMLGKGFYNTKGDRRIHFVRADRPLKLILQARIVYKDGTEQLICTDDSWKWTGGPYLHNAILGGSSYDARRLPAGWAEPGFDDSQWFAAERTAGPGGRLSASMFPPMKTVRVFKPVRIEEPEPGFFVYDFGQNASFVPRLTVAGPAGSTVRMTPAEQRHGQTGNTNDGRGRVNQAGLGRPNYWEYILRGDGEEIWADAFCYTGFQYLEISGAVPEGFPNPSGLPVVKDVSAVQVRNASERVGTFTCSKPLFNEIDRLIDWAVQSNMAHVLTDCPQREKLGWLEQAYLMGPSIFWNYDAAAYFGKIARDMRDSQDASGQIYTVAPNYPVFEGAYQYSPEWGAAGVFVPWLLYQWYGDRRILEENFEMMKRFVDWMEATSDNLIPIPGLGDWYDYGHGQSLGPSRFTPKTLTAAATFAGCARALADAAEVLGKPQDSRRYSDLFEKIKNRFNSEFFDGRAVYQNFGSPQTANAMALVFSMPPQEARLSVLETLIEDLRQRNWQQTAGDIGFHYLVRALMDAGRADVLYRIASRTDKGSYGWILQQGWTSLPEAWDATTTSSMNHLMLGHIQQWFGQGLVGIRPHPEEPGFRTFLIWPQPVEDLQWCKGTYRSLYGPIEVSWSRRGKELVLDLTVPCNTAAEAALPADSPEHIRLNGKPLRAFRDAVFLRMQDGRAVILVPSGRYQFQSILP from the coding sequence GTGGATTCTCTGCGATGCGAGTATCTGACGGACCCGTTGGGAATTGACACCCCCAGACCTCGTTTAAGCTGGGTCATTCATTCGTCACGGCAAGGGGTTTCCCAGTCTGCTTATCAGATTTTGGTAGCTTCGTCTGAACAAAAACTGGCGGAGGGTCGAGCAGATATCTGGGACAGCGGAAAGGTTCTCTCGAGTCAGTCTGTGAATGTAGAGTATGCAGGCCCGGCGCTCAAGTCCGCCTCTTCCTATTTTTGGAAGGTGCGGGTCTGGGATCGGCAGGGCCGGCGTTCCGGCTGGAGTCGGCCGGCCTGCTGGACGACGGGTCTTCTGAATGAGGGAGACTGGAAGGCTGAATGGATTCATGCTTCACAGACCGATTCCTCGCTTTATCCGCTGCCGATTTTCCGAAAAACTTTTTCTGTGAAACCCGGTGTTCAAAAGGCCTTTGTCTTTGTCAGCGGGCTGGGGCATTATGAGCTGTACCTGAACGGCGGCAAGGTCGGCGACCATTTTCTGGCTCCGGCCTGGTCGGTCTATGAGAAGACGGTTTATTACGATACCTTTGACATTACGGACGCCCTTCGGGAAGGCCCGAATGCCTTCGGTGTGATGCTGGGCAAGGGGTTTTACAATACAAAAGGAGACCGCCGCATTCATTTTGTCAGGGCCGACCGCCCCCTGAAGCTGATTCTGCAGGCCCGAATTGTTTACAAAGACGGTACGGAACAGCTCATTTGTACGGATGATTCCTGGAAGTGGACAGGCGGGCCTTATCTTCACAATGCGATTCTCGGCGGCAGCAGTTATGACGCCCGGCGGCTTCCAGCCGGCTGGGCGGAGCCGGGGTTTGATGATTCCCAGTGGTTTGCGGCTGAACGGACGGCCGGTCCAGGCGGGCGGTTATCCGCTTCTATGTTTCCTCCGATGAAGACTGTACGGGTCTTCAAACCGGTCAGGATAGAGGAGCCGGAGCCGGGCTTTTTTGTGTATGATTTCGGACAAAATGCCTCTTTTGTGCCGCGGCTTACGGTTGCGGGGCCTGCGGGCTCGACGGTCCGAATGACGCCCGCCGAGCAGCGGCACGGTCAGACAGGCAATACCAATGACGGCCGAGGCCGCGTGAATCAGGCGGGACTCGGCAGGCCGAACTATTGGGAATATATCCTGCGGGGGGATGGGGAGGAAATCTGGGCGGATGCCTTTTGTTATACCGGCTTTCAGTATTTGGAAATCTCCGGTGCCGTTCCGGAGGGATTTCCGAATCCGTCAGGTCTGCCTGTCGTTAAGGACGTGTCGGCCGTGCAGGTGCGGAATGCTTCCGAGCGGGTCGGCACATTCACCTGCTCCAAGCCTCTTTTCAACGAGATTGACCGGCTGATTGACTGGGCTGTGCAGAGCAATATGGCTCATGTCCTGACGGATTGCCCCCAGCGGGAGAAACTCGGCTGGCTTGAACAGGCCTATTTGATGGGGCCTTCAATTTTCTGGAATTATGATGCGGCGGCATACTTTGGAAAAATCGCCCGGGATATGCGGGATTCACAAGATGCAAGCGGTCAGATTTACACAGTAGCCCCGAATTATCCGGTTTTTGAAGGGGCATACCAATACAGCCCCGAATGGGGAGCCGCAGGCGTTTTTGTCCCCTGGCTGCTTTATCAATGGTACGGAGACCGGCGCATTCTTGAAGAGAACTTCGAAATGATGAAGCGGTTTGTTGATTGGATGGAGGCGACTTCCGACAACCTGATTCCCATTCCGGGTTTGGGCGATTGGTATGATTACGGGCACGGCCAATCGCTGGGGCCTTCCCGCTTTACACCGAAAACACTGACAGCGGCGGCAACCTTTGCCGGCTGTGCAAGGGCACTTGCCGATGCCGCCGAGGTGCTCGGAAAACCACAAGACAGCCGCCGGTACAGCGACCTGTTCGAAAAAATAAAAAATCGTTTCAACAGCGAATTTTTCGACGGCAGGGCGGTCTATCAGAACTTCGGCAGTCCCCAGACGGCCAATGCGATGGCCCTGGTGTTCTCGATGCCCCCGCAGGAAGCCCGTTTGTCGGTTCTTGAAACGCTTATCGAGGACCTTCGGCAGCGAAACTGGCAGCAGACCGCCGGTGATATCGGTTTTCATTATCTGGTCCGTGCGCTGATGGACGCCGGACGTGCCGATGTTCTCTATCGGATTGCGAGCCGTACGGACAAAGGCAGCTACGGCTGGATTCTGCAGCAGGGCTGGACTTCTCTGCCGGAGGCCTGGGACGCGACGACAACCTCTTCGATGAACCATCTGATGCTCGGCCATATTCAGCAGTGGTTTGGACAGGGCCTTGTGGGGATTCGGCCGCATCCGGAGGAGCCTGGTTTTCGAACGTTTCTTATTTGGCCCCAGCCGGTTGAAGACCTGCAGTGGTGCAAAGGGACGTACCGTTCTCTGTACGGCCCGATTGAGGTCTCCTGGTCTCGCAGGGGAAAAGAGTTGGTTCTTGACCTGACGGTTCCCTGCAATACAGCAGCGGAGGCGGCACTGCCGGCGGACAGTCCGGAGCACATTCGCCTGAATGGAAAACCGCTCCGTGCGTTTCGGGATGCTGTTTTTCTCCGAATGCAGGACGGCAGAGCGGTCATCCTTGTTCCATCCGGGCGGTACCAATTTCAGTCTATACTGCCCTGA
- a CDS encoding alpha/beta hydrolase, with product MSFRHLVLLTPWMVFPLGMAGSPSDLPEKKAGPVYRNLAYVTDGHERHKLDLYLPAEGDNFPLIVYIHGGAFLAGSKEQGVPLEYVRDGYAVASINYRLSQHAKFPAQIEDCKAAVRWLRRHAEQYRIDPNHVAAWGPSAGGYLAAMLGVTGDTKEFDKGEHLEFSSAVQAVVDYFGPTDFLQMDDHRLPGGMVHNSPDSPASLLIGGPIQENKDKVQKANPITYVSPKAPPFLIVHGDQDPVVPYHQSILLDEALRKAGVPVIFYTVKGGGHGMFRDPNVPKLTREFLEKHLKGKSPESDKSK from the coding sequence ATGTCTTTCCGTCATCTTGTTCTTCTCACACCGTGGATGGTTTTTCCCCTCGGGATGGCCGGCTCTCCCTCTGACCTTCCCGAGAAGAAGGCCGGGCCGGTTTATCGGAATTTGGCTTACGTGACCGACGGGCACGAACGTCACAAGCTGGATTTGTATCTGCCGGCGGAGGGGGACAATTTTCCGCTGATTGTCTATATTCACGGCGGGGCCTTTCTGGCGGGCAGCAAGGAACAGGGGGTTCCGCTGGAGTATGTCCGGGACGGCTATGCCGTTGCGTCGATCAATTATCGACTCAGTCAGCACGCCAAGTTTCCGGCTCAGATTGAAGACTGCAAGGCGGCGGTTCGCTGGCTTCGACGCCATGCAGAGCAATACCGGATTGACCCCAATCATGTCGCCGCCTGGGGGCCTTCGGCCGGTGGGTATCTGGCGGCGATGCTGGGTGTAACCGGCGATACGAAAGAGTTCGACAAGGGAGAGCATCTTGAGTTTTCCAGTGCGGTGCAGGCCGTTGTCGATTATTTCGGGCCGACGGATTTTCTGCAGATGGATGACCACCGCCTGCCGGGCGGAATGGTTCACAATTCGCCTGATTCGCCGGCCTCGCTGCTCATCGGAGGACCGATTCAGGAAAATAAGGACAAGGTTCAAAAAGCCAACCCCATCACCTATGTGTCCCCCAAGGCCCCCCCGTTCCTGATTGTCCATGGGGACCAGGACCCGGTTGTGCCTTATCATCAGAGCATTCTGCTGGATGAGGCCCTTCGAAAGGCCGGGGTGCCGGTGATTTTCTATACCGTCAAAGGGGGCGGACATGGGATGTTTCGCGACCCCAACGTCCCGAAACTGACCCGGGAATTCCTCGAAAAGCACCTGAAGGGAAAATCCCCCGAATCGGATAAATCGAAATGA
- a CDS encoding glycosyl hydrolase family 65 protein: MFKSSGLSIENSGDSFRLLTGFVLLLSGLLWSAGDEQEPVRFVGAVKTSNSDYKTGYHDGQLPPAVGVHNYQILRANRSHPEWSDGLGWTYNHAPMLAYANGQFYCQYLNNPFGEHIPPGATMLVRSKDGRHWSRPQVLFPVYPLADEKAQITYPYMHQRMGFYIAPNGRFLTMGFYGSPYGDGIGRVVREIRPDDSLGPIYFIRVNDNWKGPLLYPLYTESDDVGFVFACNAFLEDKVRRLQWWEEDQFAQDRDDFYRVSWPPPQGRSKPGKAFCFYTRPDGVIVGFFKDRWVTITRDQGETWSYPVRCETLTYGGAKIWGQRTDDGRYALVYNPTGSEARHPLCVATGEDGIHFDNLLVVHGEVPPKRYWGREKRPGPQYVRGIVEGNGNPPGDDLWVVYSVSKEDIWIARIPVPVKGQVQGPVIDDFSRMDTGGYVPNWNIYSPQWCPVEIAEFPSRTEKSLMLKDTDPYDYAKAVRVFQKSPRLSISFRLYVQSPREVLDIEILSEKGDRLIPLRIDTQLNSLLLNPQSGEYRSLAGLVREQWHTFRFQIDSENRCFDFFLDEKPVLQKAPFGVPEGTPHRIEFRTGRYRLTDDVQKYKSGSEFIPGWDEPGADEPVAPAVFYLRDFRAEGLTESVLNPDSFRHYVDAFNQMDEEPIVNAVPNAQAWQWMKENTPFFECPDKELEEIYYFRWWTFRKHIKETPSGLVLTEFLDKVSHSGPYNTISCAVGHHIYEGTWLRDQRLIDDYARFWYTGHNGSLQPHFHKYSNWATWALYRRYWVHPDRDFLIGLLDAFVEDLNRWRAEKGLENGLFWQFDVRDGMEESISGSRKEKNIRPPLNCYLYANMLAVSKIAQMAGRDSLAREYAEQAVRLKERIQKHLWDPQAKFFKVLHPDMTPADVREAIGFIPWYFNLPDAGYEEAWRQLTDPEGFWAPMGLTTAERRHPAFRSHGVGTCEWDGAVWPFATSQTLTALANLLRHYSQPYMGRKDFFEAMLTYARSHRRDGKPYIGEYLDEKTGAWLTPDSNRSRFYNHSTFCDLVITGLAGLVPSEGEEVRIDPLIPPQTWEWFCLDRIPFRGRSLTILWDQTGLRYGLGKGLSVYADGCKIAASENLEPLTIRLN, encoded by the coding sequence ATGTTCAAATCATCCGGCCTGTCAATTGAAAATTCGGGGGATTCCTTCCGGCTCCTGACCGGTTTCGTGTTGCTTCTGTCCGGACTGCTCTGGTCGGCAGGGGATGAACAAGAGCCCGTTCGCTTTGTCGGAGCGGTAAAAACCTCCAACAGCGACTACAAAACCGGCTACCACGACGGCCAATTGCCGCCGGCCGTCGGGGTTCATAACTATCAGATTCTGCGGGCCAACCGAAGCCATCCGGAATGGTCGGACGGTCTGGGCTGGACGTACAACCATGCTCCGATGCTGGCCTATGCGAACGGACAGTTTTATTGTCAGTATTTGAACAATCCTTTTGGGGAACATATTCCGCCCGGGGCGACAATGCTTGTCCGTTCCAAAGACGGCCGGCACTGGAGCCGCCCGCAGGTTTTGTTTCCCGTCTATCCTCTGGCGGATGAAAAAGCCCAAATCACCTATCCGTATATGCACCAGAGGATGGGGTTTTACATCGCTCCCAACGGGCGGTTCCTGACGATGGGCTTTTACGGCTCGCCCTACGGCGACGGCATCGGCAGGGTCGTGCGGGAAATCCGTCCGGATGACTCGCTGGGGCCGATTTACTTCATTCGGGTCAATGACAACTGGAAAGGGCCGCTGCTGTATCCGCTTTATACGGAATCGGACGATGTCGGCTTTGTCTTTGCGTGCAATGCCTTTCTGGAGGACAAGGTTCGGCGGCTCCAATGGTGGGAGGAAGACCAGTTTGCCCAGGACCGCGATGACTTTTATCGCGTGTCGTGGCCGCCGCCCCAGGGACGCAGCAAGCCCGGCAAGGCCTTTTGTTTTTATACCCGTCCGGACGGAGTGATTGTGGGCTTTTTCAAAGACCGCTGGGTTACCATCACCCGCGACCAGGGCGAGACATGGTCCTATCCGGTTCGCTGCGAAACGCTCACCTACGGCGGGGCCAAAATCTGGGGCCAGCGCACCGATGACGGACGCTATGCCCTCGTTTATAATCCGACGGGCAGTGAGGCACGCCATCCTTTGTGTGTCGCAACAGGCGAGGATGGGATTCACTTTGACAATCTCCTTGTGGTGCACGGGGAAGTGCCGCCCAAGCGGTATTGGGGTCGGGAAAAACGGCCCGGCCCGCAGTACGTTCGCGGGATTGTCGAAGGAAACGGCAACCCGCCCGGCGACGACCTTTGGGTTGTGTATTCAGTCAGCAAAGAAGACATCTGGATTGCCCGCATTCCCGTTCCTGTCAAAGGGCAGGTGCAGGGGCCGGTTATTGATGATTTCAGCCGAATGGACACCGGCGGATATGTCCCGAACTGGAACATTTATTCGCCCCAGTGGTGCCCGGTGGAAATCGCAGAGTTTCCCAGCCGGACGGAAAAAAGCCTGATGCTCAAGGATACAGACCCTTATGATTATGCCAAGGCGGTCCGGGTCTTTCAGAAAAGTCCCCGGCTATCCATCTCCTTTCGTTTGTATGTCCAGTCTCCGCGAGAGGTGCTGGATATCGAAATCCTTTCCGAAAAAGGGGACCGTCTGATTCCGCTGCGAATCGATACGCAGCTGAACAGTCTTCTGCTGAACCCTCAATCGGGGGAATACCGTTCCCTTGCCGGACTGGTCCGGGAGCAGTGGCATACGTTTCGGTTTCAAATCGACTCGGAAAACCGCTGTTTTGATTTCTTTTTGGATGAAAAACCTGTCCTGCAAAAAGCCCCGTTCGGGGTGCCGGAGGGAACCCCTCATCGAATCGAGTTTCGCACGGGGCGGTATCGGCTGACCGATGATGTCCAGAAGTACAAAAGCGGCAGCGAATTCATTCCCGGCTGGGATGAACCCGGGGCGGATGAGCCGGTTGCGCCGGCCGTTTTTTATCTCCGGGATTTCCGGGCGGAAGGGCTCACCGAGTCCGTCCTGAATCCGGACTCTTTTCGCCATTATGTGGATGCCTTCAATCAGATGGATGAGGAACCGATTGTCAACGCGGTTCCCAATGCGCAGGCATGGCAATGGATGAAGGAAAACACCCCTTTTTTCGAATGTCCCGACAAGGAACTGGAGGAGATTTACTATTTCCGCTGGTGGACCTTTCGCAAGCATATCAAAGAGACGCCGAGCGGCCTTGTCCTCACAGAGTTTCTCGATAAGGTCAGCCACAGCGGCCCGTACAACACCATCAGCTGCGCCGTCGGTCATCATATTTATGAAGGCACCTGGCTGCGGGACCAGCGGCTTATCGATGACTATGCCCGGTTTTGGTACACCGGACACAACGGCTCCCTTCAGCCCCATTTTCACAAATACAGCAACTGGGCGACGTGGGCGCTGTACCGGCGGTATTGGGTGCATCCGGACAGGGATTTCCTGATTGGCCTGCTGGATGCATTTGTTGAGGACCTGAATCGCTGGCGGGCGGAAAAGGGGCTGGAAAACGGTCTTTTTTGGCAGTTTGATGTACGGGATGGGATGGAGGAATCCATCAGCGGTTCGCGAAAAGAGAAAAACATACGGCCGCCGCTGAACTGCTATTTGTATGCGAATATGCTGGCGGTCTCGAAAATTGCCCAAATGGCCGGCCGAGATTCGTTGGCCCGTGAGTATGCCGAGCAGGCCGTCCGTCTCAAAGAACGGATTCAGAAGCATCTGTGGGACCCGCAGGCGAAATTTTTTAAGGTGCTTCATCCGGATATGACGCCGGCGGATGTCCGTGAGGCCATCGGCTTTATTCCCTGGTATTTTAACCTGCCGGATGCAGGGTATGAAGAGGCCTGGCGGCAGCTGACGGACCCGGAGGGCTTTTGGGCTCCGATGGGGCTTACCACGGCGGAGCGTCGGCATCCGGCCTTTCGCAGTCACGGCGTCGGCACCTGCGAATGGGACGGGGCCGTCTGGCCCTTTGCAACCAGCCAGACCTTAACGGCGCTGGCCAACCTGCTCCGCCATTATTCGCAGCCGTATATGGGCCGCAAGGACTTTTTTGAAGCCATGCTTACGTATGCTCGCAGCCACCGTCGGGACGGCAAACCCTATATCGGAGAATACCTCGACGAAAAGACCGGCGCGTGGCTGACGCCGGATTCCAATCGAAGCCGCTTTTACAACCATTCGACCTTCTGCGACCTGGTGATTACCGGTCTGGCGGGGCTGGTCCCTTCGGAAGGAGAAGAGGTCCGGATTGACCCGCTGATTCCGCCGCAGACCTGGGAGTGGTTCTGCCTGGACAGGATTCCTTTCCGCGGACGGTCCCTGACGATTCTGTGGGACCAAACGGGCCTGCGGTATGGACTGGGAAAGGGCTTGTCAGTCTATGCGGACGGCTGTAAAATCGCCGCCTCGGAAAATCTGGAGCCCCTGACAATTCGGCTGAACTGA
- the tadA gene encoding tRNA adenosine(34) deaminase TadA translates to MEGSLSKDEQYMRMAIDQAYIAEENGDVPIGCVIVYEDRVIARAYNQREQLNDPTAHAEIIALTQAAEYIGNWRLNGCTIYVTLEPCPMCAGALVLARLDRLVYGTDDPKTGAVRSLYNIVQDPRLNHRLEVTSGILADDCRAQLQAFFHRRRSENIER, encoded by the coding sequence ATGGAAGGTTCCTTGTCCAAAGATGAACAATATATGCGGATGGCCATCGACCAGGCCTATATCGCCGAAGAAAACGGCGATGTGCCGATCGGCTGTGTGATTGTGTATGAAGACCGTGTGATTGCGCGGGCCTATAACCAGCGGGAGCAGCTCAACGACCCGACGGCTCATGCGGAAATCATTGCATTGACTCAGGCGGCCGAATACATCGGCAACTGGCGGCTGAACGGCTGTACCATTTATGTAACGCTCGAGCCGTGTCCGATGTGTGCCGGCGCTTTGGTGCTGGCCCGTCTGGACCGGCTGGTTTACGGAACGGATGACCCCAAGACCGGTGCCGTCCGCAGTCTGTACAATATTGTTCAGGACCCGCGTCTGAATCACCGCCTCGAAGTGACCTCCGGAATTTTGGCCGATGACTGCCGGGCCCAGCTGCAGGCCTTCTTTCATCGCCGGCGAAGCGAAAACATCGAACGATAA